One part of the Longimicrobiales bacterium genome encodes these proteins:
- a CDS encoding amino acid permease has product MPSTTAPHRSGYGFYAAASIVVANMIGTGVFTSLGFQLVDIQSTFPLLMLWIVGGVAAFCGAITYAELGAAIPRSGGEYTFLSRIYHPGAGFVSGWISATIGFAAPTALAAITFGAYLSAVFPALPETGLAVSLVVVLSLVHSTTHRNSSALQSGFTSLKVLLIVAFCGAALLLTPDPQPVALLPVAGDSGALLSGAFAISLIYVSYAYTGWNAATYLTSELDDPARQLPWILGGGTVVVLCLYVGLNYAFLRAAPMAAMQGEVEVGYIAATYIFGPTGADMMGVTLALLLVSTVSAMVVAGPRVLHVIGQDYTTFRWLSKTNVDGIPTYAIYTQGALAVFFIVTASFESILVFSGFILGLNSLLTVGGVFILRAREPDLPRPYRTWAYPLTPLVYMGLTIWILTYLALDRPLEAGVAFALIAAGTVFYLATGGTSSPDPEE; this is encoded by the coding sequence ATGCCCTCCACGACCGCACCCCATCGCTCTGGCTACGGCTTCTACGCGGCCGCGTCGATCGTGGTCGCGAACATGATCGGGACGGGCGTATTCACGAGCCTCGGATTTCAGCTCGTCGACATTCAGTCGACGTTCCCGCTGCTCATGCTCTGGATCGTCGGTGGCGTGGCGGCGTTCTGTGGCGCCATCACCTACGCGGAGCTCGGGGCGGCGATCCCACGTTCGGGTGGTGAGTACACCTTCCTGTCCCGGATCTACCATCCGGGCGCGGGCTTCGTGTCAGGGTGGATCTCCGCGACGATCGGCTTCGCGGCGCCCACCGCTCTCGCCGCGATCACCTTTGGTGCCTATCTGTCGGCGGTCTTCCCGGCACTGCCGGAGACCGGCCTTGCAGTCTCGCTAGTGGTGGTGCTCTCGCTCGTACACTCCACTACGCATCGGAACTCAAGCGCGTTGCAGTCGGGGTTCACGAGCCTCAAGGTCCTGCTGATCGTCGCGTTCTGCGGTGCCGCACTTCTACTGACTCCAGACCCGCAGCCCGTAGCTCTCCTGCCTGTGGCGGGAGACAGCGGTGCCCTGCTGAGCGGAGCGTTCGCGATTTCTCTGATCTATGTCTCTTACGCATACACCGGGTGGAATGCCGCCACCTACCTGACGAGTGAGCTCGACGACCCCGCCCGCCAGCTACCCTGGATTCTTGGAGGCGGAACGGTCGTCGTCCTCTGCCTTTACGTAGGGTTGAACTACGCGTTCCTGCGAGCGGCGCCCATGGCCGCGATGCAGGGAGAGGTCGAAGTGGGGTACATCGCGGCGACCTACATCTTCGGTCCGACCGGCGCGGACATGATGGGCGTCACGCTTGCCCTGCTGCTGGTATCGACGGTGAGCGCGATGGTGGTCGCGGGCCCCCGAGTCCTCCATGTGATCGGGCAGGACTACACGACGTTTCGGTGGCTGTCGAAGACCAATGTAGATGGCATTCCGACCTATGCGATTTACACCCAGGGCGCACTCGCGGTCTTCTTCATAGTGACGGCTTCGTTTGAGTCGATCCTCGTGTTCTCAGGCTTCATCCTCGGGCTCAACAGCCTCCTGACCGTCGGTGGCGTGTTCATTCTCCGCGCACGAGAACCAGATCTTCCCCGCCCCTACAGGACGTGGGCGTACCCATTGACCCCACTGGTATACATGGGGCTTACGATCTGGATTCTGACCTACCTGGCGCTAGACCGTCCGCTCGAGGCCGGAGTCGCATTCGCGCTGATCGCCGCCGGGACCGTGTTTTATCTGGCGACCGGCGGGACATCCTCCCCCGACCCGGAGGAGTAG
- a CDS encoding rhomboid family intramembrane serine protease encodes MFMMSPWVQRLLIANVIVFVVTGTSPGLANDLAYYPPIALFRPWTIVSYMFLHADFGHLFFNMLGILIFGPRLETKMGAKPFLYLYLAAGIGGAVAQTVLAPAALMIGASAAVYAVVVGFAYYWPHEVLVLFPIPIPVKAWVLATGYVGMSVYQGVAGASDGVAHFAHLGGAAAGFAFIKWWEWRRGASNRDFQSKMRPDSSPSGFVGDRVALARWKGISTAGMHSLNREEVERLVAKALAEGPGELSAGEREYLDRMAAS; translated from the coding sequence ATGTTCATGATGTCGCCATGGGTTCAGCGTCTGCTGATCGCAAACGTGATCGTGTTTGTCGTGACTGGGACCAGTCCTGGTCTGGCGAACGATCTCGCGTATTACCCGCCGATCGCTCTCTTCCGACCGTGGACGATCGTCTCTTACATGTTCCTGCACGCGGACTTCGGCCATCTCTTTTTCAACATGCTGGGAATCCTTATTTTTGGACCCAGGCTAGAGACGAAGATGGGAGCGAAACCCTTCCTGTATCTGTACTTAGCGGCCGGAATCGGTGGCGCCGTTGCCCAGACCGTACTCGCCCCGGCCGCTCTGATGATCGGAGCCTCTGCCGCGGTCTATGCCGTCGTCGTCGGCTTCGCGTATTACTGGCCTCACGAAGTCCTTGTTCTCTTTCCGATTCCGATTCCCGTCAAAGCGTGGGTGCTTGCGACAGGCTATGTCGGAATGTCGGTCTATCAAGGAGTGGCCGGAGCTTCCGACGGCGTCGCGCACTTCGCCCATCTGGGAGGTGCGGCGGCGGGCTTCGCGTTCATCAAGTGGTGGGAGTGGCGCAGAGGGGCGTCCAACCGCGACTTCCAGTCGAAGATGCGGCCGGATTCGAGTCCTAGCGGCTTCGTCGGAGACCGCGTGGCGCTCGCGCGATGGAAGGGGATCTCCACAGCGGGGATGCACTCGTTGAATCGAGAGGAAGTCGAACGGCTGGTCGCAAAAGCGTTGGCCGAGGGACCGGGAGAGCTCTCCGCCGGTGAGCGGGAGTACCTCGACCGGATGGCGGCTTCGTGA
- a CDS encoding YigZ family protein: protein MHRVEETIQRSRFITTLAHAPDADAAHAFIAMVRNEYPDATHHCWAFVAGPPGSTAHIGMSDDGEPHGTAGRPMLTTLLHADLGEVVAVSSRYYGGVKLGTGGLSRAYSGGVVLALKDLPTDVKVERVSLRVTVSYAEVDGMHRLIDEMELIVLVEEFGAEVRYELGVPTTEADELRRRVGDLTRGSGQLEEMDG from the coding sequence GTGCATCGGGTTGAGGAGACCATTCAGCGTAGTCGCTTCATTACGACACTCGCACACGCGCCCGATGCCGACGCTGCACACGCGTTTATCGCGATGGTAAGGAACGAGTATCCCGACGCGACGCATCATTGCTGGGCTTTCGTCGCCGGCCCTCCGGGGAGTACTGCCCACATTGGCATGAGTGATGACGGCGAACCTCACGGCACCGCGGGTCGCCCGATGCTCACGACGCTTCTGCACGCGGACCTAGGGGAGGTCGTGGCAGTGAGCAGCCGGTACTACGGGGGCGTGAAACTGGGCACGGGCGGACTTAGTCGAGCGTACTCAGGTGGGGTGGTGCTCGCGCTCAAGGATCTTCCCACCGACGTGAAAGTCGAGCGTGTGAGTCTTCGTGTTACGGTGAGCTACGCTGAGGTCGATGGGATGCACCGTCTGATCGACGAGATGGAGTTGATCGTCCTGGTCGAAGAGTTCGGTGCTGAGGTTCGGTATGAACTTGGGGTCCCGACCACGGAGGCTGACGAACTGCGCCGGCGGGTCGGCGACCTCACGCGGGGCTCAGGCCAGTTGGAAGAGATGGATGGCTAG
- a CDS encoding pyridoxal-dependent decarboxylase → MSLKNSGGHLEGRVTPLNMSGEEFAKIGHQLVDDLAALIDGVRDRPLGKGESPEVVRAALRAEASLPEGGTDAAALIKQTTDLLIDHSLYNSHPRFFGYIQGPAAPVGILADLLASAVNPNLGGWILSPMASEIEDQATRWIAEFVGFPSGGDGVLTSGGNVANMLGFWAARAAKAPWDVRRGGMDDPQARPLRIYCARGTHTWVQKAADLSGLGSDSIRWIDTDDQDRILIDELETCLEEDVLAGDRPLMIVGTGGSVSTGAVDQLPRIRVICDRFDAWFHVDGAYGAFAAAAASDVPEDLRGLALADSVALDPHKWLYAPLEVGCILVRDPDALMNTFSYRPDYYYFQADAKNFFERGIQNSRGFRALKVWMQLKHVGRAGYVRMISEDIQLARRFVEIAAACDELEVFGTALSIATYRFVPSDLATRVSEPPVLAYLNELNEAIQGRMELGGEAFVSNAVLGEVYALRMCVVNFRTTLEDVVALTEISERLGRDADAEIRPDGLR, encoded by the coding sequence GTGAGCCTGAAGAACTCGGGCGGGCATCTGGAAGGCCGCGTTACACCCCTCAACATGAGTGGTGAGGAATTCGCTAAGATCGGACATCAGCTCGTCGACGACTTGGCGGCACTCATTGACGGTGTGCGAGACCGGCCGCTCGGGAAGGGAGAGTCTCCTGAGGTCGTTCGCGCTGCGCTGCGCGCCGAGGCGTCGCTACCTGAAGGTGGCACGGACGCCGCTGCGCTGATCAAGCAAACGACAGACCTTCTGATCGATCACTCTCTCTACAATTCGCACCCTCGGTTCTTCGGATACATCCAGGGTCCTGCCGCGCCAGTAGGCATCTTGGCAGACCTGTTGGCCTCCGCAGTTAATCCGAATCTCGGGGGGTGGATTCTCTCTCCGATGGCGAGCGAGATCGAAGATCAGGCCACCCGATGGATCGCAGAGTTTGTCGGCTTCCCCTCAGGCGGCGATGGCGTACTGACCAGCGGTGGAAATGTCGCTAACATGCTTGGCTTCTGGGCGGCCCGGGCGGCGAAGGCCCCGTGGGATGTGCGCCGAGGTGGCATGGATGACCCACAGGCTCGCCCGCTTCGGATCTACTGTGCCAGGGGTACGCATACCTGGGTGCAGAAGGCTGCGGATCTGAGTGGGCTGGGGTCTGACTCGATCCGATGGATCGACACGGACGATCAGGATCGGATTTTGATCGACGAGCTCGAGACATGTCTCGAAGAGGACGTTCTTGCAGGTGATCGTCCGTTGATGATCGTGGGTACAGGAGGGTCGGTCTCCACAGGGGCAGTCGATCAGCTACCCCGGATCCGAGTGATCTGCGACCGATTCGATGCGTGGTTCCACGTGGATGGAGCATACGGTGCGTTCGCAGCCGCCGCCGCGTCAGACGTTCCGGAAGACCTGCGTGGCCTCGCGCTTGCCGATTCCGTTGCGCTCGATCCCCACAAGTGGTTGTACGCACCTCTCGAAGTCGGGTGCATCCTGGTGCGAGACCCCGACGCGCTGATGAACACGTTCTCATATCGGCCGGACTACTACTACTTCCAGGCCGACGCCAAAAACTTTTTCGAGCGCGGCATCCAGAACTCGCGCGGCTTCCGGGCGCTCAAGGTCTGGATGCAACTGAAGCACGTGGGTCGAGCAGGCTATGTGCGGATGATTTCCGAGGATATCCAGCTTGCCCGACGATTTGTCGAGATTGCTGCTGCCTGCGACGAACTCGAAGTGTTCGGCACGGCGCTTAGCATCGCGACGTATCGGTTCGTGCCGAGCGATCTGGCCACACGTGTGAGCGAGCCGCCGGTGCTGGCATACCTCAATGAATTGAACGAAGCGATTCAGGGGCGAATGGAACTTGGTGGTGAGGCGTTCGTGTCGAACGCCGTGCTCGGAGAGGTTTACGCGCTGCGTATGTGCGTCGTGAACTTCCGCACGACACTGGAGGACGTGGTCGCGCTCACTGAGATCAGCGAGCGGCTCGGTCGCGACGCCGACGCCGAGATACGCCCGGACGGGCTGCGATAA
- a CDS encoding M3 family metallopeptidase, producing the protein MTPVQNPLLSGDFRIPFHRILAEHVEPGINNALATAQSEVEAMTADDTEPTWSSTIERLDRALEQLSEVVGPVGHLVGVNESPELRDAYNAVLPKMSTFWSSIPLDRGIWRRIKAYAATDEAQALKGIRRRHLDKTVRDFERAGADLPADTKTHLQSLQVDLAQLQQKFSENVLDATGAFDLLITDESRLGGVPDAAKRRFRVKAKEKEEDGWLLTLEYPSVEPIFKHCVDRELRQEILIAYTTRCRDGEFDNRPLMAKILRLRDEIASILGYDGFPDFNLADRMAGSGTRAIEFERDLVERTRPYWARDVDDLRAHAATLGIDELQPWDVSFVSEDLRRSRYDIDDESMRPYFPLGRVLDGMFEIAHRTFGFRIVEAVIKELWHEEVRFYEIFDDADVMVGAFYTDWFPRKEKRPGAWMNNFVTGGPRPEGFAPHLGVMCGNFTPPEGDAEALLTHREVQTMFHEFGHLLHHCTSRVEIPSRAGIHVAWDWVELPSQLMENWTWEREALDLFARHYETDEAFPDDLFERMVAARRFLGGWAQMRQLSLGTVDLALHQELAPALRTEAGEDPDASVDARQGEETMVFGQENFAQFAPDPHFANLHILTSFSHLFAGGYAAGYYSYLWSEVLDADAFTRFRAEGIFNRETGRSYVQTILSRGDSADPDDLFLEFMGREPDAGALLERNLGPLASV; encoded by the coding sequence ATGACACCGGTACAAAATCCGCTCCTTTCCGGCGACTTCCGAATCCCCTTTCATCGGATTCTGGCTGAACACGTCGAACCGGGAATCAACAACGCGCTGGCGACGGCCCAGTCGGAGGTCGAGGCAATGACAGCCGACGACACAGAGCCGACCTGGTCATCGACCATTGAGCGACTAGATCGAGCCCTTGAGCAGCTATCCGAAGTGGTTGGACCTGTCGGGCATCTGGTGGGGGTCAACGAGTCACCAGAACTCCGCGACGCGTACAACGCAGTCCTTCCGAAGATGTCGACGTTCTGGTCCAGCATTCCACTCGACCGGGGTATTTGGCGTCGCATCAAGGCCTACGCCGCGACCGACGAGGCCCAGGCACTCAAGGGCATCCGTCGGCGGCATCTCGATAAGACGGTGCGCGACTTCGAGCGAGCCGGAGCGGACCTGCCCGCAGACACCAAGACTCACCTGCAGTCGCTCCAGGTAGACCTAGCCCAGCTGCAGCAAAAGTTCAGCGAGAACGTACTGGATGCCACCGGCGCATTCGATCTACTCATTACCGACGAGTCGCGACTTGGCGGCGTACCCGATGCGGCGAAGCGACGCTTCCGCGTAAAGGCGAAAGAGAAGGAAGAGGACGGCTGGCTGCTGACGCTCGAATACCCTTCCGTCGAGCCCATTTTCAAGCACTGCGTTGACCGAGAGCTCCGTCAGGAGATCCTGATCGCCTATACCACGCGCTGTCGTGACGGCGAGTTCGACAATCGCCCACTCATGGCAAAAATTCTTCGACTCCGCGACGAAATTGCCAGTATCCTCGGGTACGATGGCTTCCCAGATTTCAATCTCGCGGACCGCATGGCCGGATCAGGGACACGAGCGATCGAGTTTGAACGAGACCTCGTCGAACGGACCCGCCCCTACTGGGCTCGCGACGTCGATGATCTGAGGGCCCATGCCGCGACACTCGGCATCGACGAGCTCCAGCCGTGGGACGTCTCATTCGTGTCGGAGGACCTCCGAAGGAGCAGATACGACATCGACGATGAGTCGATGCGCCCGTACTTTCCGCTTGGCCGCGTCCTCGACGGCATGTTCGAAATCGCCCATCGCACCTTCGGCTTCCGAATCGTCGAAGCTGTGATCAAGGAGTTATGGCACGAGGAGGTCCGATTTTACGAGATCTTCGACGACGCCGATGTCATGGTTGGCGCCTTCTATACGGACTGGTTCCCCCGCAAAGAGAAGCGGCCCGGTGCGTGGATGAACAATTTTGTGACAGGTGGCCCTCGACCCGAAGGGTTCGCGCCTCACCTCGGGGTCATGTGTGGCAATTTCACACCCCCTGAGGGCGACGCCGAAGCGCTTCTCACACACCGGGAGGTCCAAACCATGTTTCACGAGTTTGGCCACCTCCTCCACCACTGTACTTCACGGGTTGAAATTCCTTCACGAGCCGGAATTCATGTCGCATGGGACTGGGTCGAACTTCCGAGTCAGTTGATGGAGAACTGGACATGGGAGCGTGAGGCCCTCGACCTCTTTGCCCGCCACTACGAGACCGACGAGGCCTTTCCCGACGACTTGTTCGAGCGGATGGTGGCCGCACGACGTTTCCTGGGCGGGTGGGCGCAAATGCGTCAGCTATCTCTGGGGACCGTGGATCTCGCCCTGCATCAAGAACTGGCACCGGCCCTTCGCACCGAGGCCGGAGAGGATCCGGACGCATCAGTCGACGCGCGTCAGGGCGAAGAGACGATGGTGTTTGGACAGGAGAACTTCGCGCAGTTCGCACCCGATCCACACTTCGCGAATCTCCACATTCTGACCTCCTTCTCCCATCTCTTCGCCGGTGGATACGCGGCTGGCTACTACAGCTATCTGTGGTCAGAAGTGCTCGACGCAGACGCATTCACGCGCTTTCGCGCGGAGGGCATATTCAACCGGGAGACTGGACGTTCCTACGTGCAGACCATCCTCTCACGCGGCGACTCAGCTGATCCGGACGACCTTTTCCTGGAATTCATGGGCCGTGAGCCCGACGCCGGTGCGTTACTCGAACGCAATCTAGGACCACTCGCGAGCGTATAG
- a CDS encoding M14 family zinc carboxypeptidase, which translates to MRGTRVPISIIAPGLFALVLFLAPALGLSAQVPRPESVLGYQVGADFELANYEQSMEYFQALDAASDRIEMREVGVTSFGRPWYIALISSAENLRDAERYRQIAQQLAYPSDDMTDEDAQALAREGKAIVHIDGGMHASEVAHAQHTIQLAYDLVTGDDDPEIATILDDVILVLWPSINPDGQTMVSDWYYSNVGTQYEVAGTPFLYQKYVGHDNNRDGYMINQIETRTITRMDRYWEPQIVYNHHQSSPFPTRIWIPPFAEPISPNVHPLMWRTVNLIGMSMAAALEERGQKGAVHMGTGFDNWYPGFADHANSFHNVASLLTETALYRYATPHFYTLNDFPQNRRDLRPESLYASPWEGGWWRIGDAVSYMLTSSVSVLDVAAKYKYDLLYNRYQAARDVIAEHRAAPPYAYFISEDQRDPVAAVEMLRRLAFNGIDVKQLASPVTVDRVTHAAGTWVIPMGQPNANFVKQLFAVQEYPDLREYPEGPPEQPYDVSGWTLPYLFDVRVVEARTPLGDDVRSAMSDLATEPLPWDAPGDAQPWDTPPDVGFDSNPVARGIVPPVGTASGSGSSLILDAAENNGYKALNRAWAMGGRVGFVAGAAGADGAAGNTGSWVIDGLSGSQRQSLVNDLRLQATAGSSSPTPVAKPRVALYRPWNPSMDEGITRWLYEMYELDFTSLRNADVRAGDLASRYDVIVLADIRANSILNGSTPGSVPARYAGGVGAEGVRELDAFVRSGGTLVTLNGSSDFAIDQLHLPVKNVVRGIPRSEYFAGGAIVEMMVDASHPVMSGMPEHAKIFVGGSPVFSTEEDFAGRVLAKYPHQGSPLLSGYFLGEEHVSGFASALEVTHGAGRVVLIGMKPQWRGQPFGTFKILFNASLYTGAVAAQTPDNTEFWTAPEEEEESEEREVRDGR; encoded by the coding sequence ATGCGCGGAACTCGCGTCCCGATCTCGATCATCGCACCTGGCCTGTTCGCTCTCGTGCTGTTTCTGGCACCTGCGCTCGGCCTCTCAGCCCAGGTGCCCAGGCCTGAATCCGTGCTCGGTTATCAGGTGGGCGCAGATTTCGAGCTCGCCAATTACGAGCAGTCGATGGAGTACTTCCAGGCTCTCGACGCTGCCTCGGACCGCATCGAGATGCGGGAGGTCGGGGTCACGAGCTTTGGGCGACCTTGGTACATCGCACTGATTTCGTCCGCCGAAAACCTTCGCGACGCCGAGCGGTATCGGCAGATCGCGCAGCAACTCGCTTATCCGTCGGACGACATGACCGACGAAGATGCGCAGGCTCTCGCCCGGGAAGGGAAGGCGATCGTGCACATCGATGGCGGCATGCACGCGAGTGAGGTCGCGCACGCTCAGCACACGATCCAACTGGCGTATGACTTGGTCACCGGGGACGATGACCCGGAGATCGCGACCATTCTCGACGATGTCATTCTGGTTCTCTGGCCCAGCATAAACCCCGACGGCCAGACCATGGTCTCGGACTGGTACTACTCGAACGTTGGCACGCAGTACGAAGTGGCAGGCACGCCGTTTCTTTATCAGAAGTACGTCGGTCACGACAACAACCGTGACGGATACATGATCAACCAGATCGAGACACGCACGATCACTCGCATGGATCGGTACTGGGAACCTCAAATCGTCTACAACCACCACCAGTCGTCACCCTTCCCGACGCGCATCTGGATTCCGCCGTTCGCGGAACCGATCAGCCCAAACGTTCATCCACTCATGTGGAGGACCGTGAACCTGATCGGCATGTCGATGGCGGCGGCCCTTGAGGAGCGCGGCCAGAAGGGTGCCGTCCACATGGGGACGGGCTTTGACAACTGGTATCCGGGATTTGCGGACCACGCGAATAGCTTCCACAACGTGGCTTCGCTCCTCACGGAGACTGCACTCTACCGGTACGCGACCCCTCACTTCTACACGCTGAACGATTTCCCGCAGAATCGACGTGATCTCCGCCCCGAATCCCTCTATGCCTCGCCCTGGGAAGGCGGCTGGTGGAGAATCGGAGACGCAGTTTCCTACATGCTTACATCGTCCGTGTCCGTGCTCGATGTCGCGGCGAAGTACAAGTACGACCTACTCTACAACCGCTATCAGGCCGCGCGTGACGTGATCGCCGAGCATCGCGCTGCGCCGCCGTATGCCTACTTCATCTCTGAAGATCAGCGTGACCCGGTCGCTGCGGTCGAGATGCTTCGACGCCTCGCCTTCAACGGCATCGACGTGAAGCAACTCGCATCTCCGGTGACTGTGGACCGCGTCACGCATGCCGCGGGCACCTGGGTCATCCCCATGGGCCAACCCAACGCCAACTTCGTAAAGCAGCTTTTTGCCGTGCAGGAGTACCCAGATCTGCGCGAGTATCCGGAAGGGCCGCCGGAGCAGCCGTACGACGTGTCAGGTTGGACACTCCCCTATCTGTTCGACGTGCGTGTCGTCGAGGCTCGCACGCCTCTGGGCGACGACGTCCGGAGTGCGATGAGCGATCTGGCAACGGAACCGCTCCCCTGGGACGCACCAGGCGATGCGCAGCCGTGGGATACACCTCCGGACGTGGGGTTCGACAGTAATCCTGTCGCGCGTGGCATCGTGCCTCCGGTGGGGACGGCGAGCGGTAGCGGCTCTTCCCTCATCCTCGATGCGGCTGAGAACAACGGCTACAAGGCACTTAACCGCGCCTGGGCGATGGGCGGCCGAGTCGGTTTCGTCGCGGGCGCGGCGGGCGCGGATGGCGCTGCTGGAAACACCGGCTCGTGGGTCATCGATGGACTGAGCGGATCACAGCGACAGAGCCTCGTGAACGACCTCCGGTTGCAGGCGACCGCAGGGTCTTCATCTCCGACCCCGGTGGCCAAGCCGAGGGTTGCGCTCTATCGGCCCTGGAATCCCTCGATGGACGAGGGAATTACGCGCTGGCTCTACGAGATGTATGAGCTGGACTTCACCAGTCTGAGGAACGCAGATGTGCGGGCGGGGGATCTCGCGTCTCGCTACGACGTCATCGTTCTCGCGGACATCAGGGCGAATAGCATCCTGAACGGGAGCACTCCAGGCTCTGTTCCGGCTCGGTACGCGGGCGGTGTGGGAGCTGAAGGCGTTCGTGAGTTGGACGCTTTCGTGCGAAGCGGAGGAACACTCGTCACGCTCAACGGGTCCAGCGATTTCGCCATCGACCAGCTTCATCTTCCAGTGAAGAATGTGGTTCGCGGGATTCCGCGGTCCGAGTACTTCGCAGGCGGGGCGATTGTGGAGATGATGGTTGATGCCAGCCACCCGGTCATGAGTGGTATGCCGGAGCATGCCAAGATTTTTGTCGGCGGCAGCCCCGTCTTCAGTACGGAGGAAGACTTTGCGGGACGAGTTCTGGCGAAATATCCGCATCAGGGCTCCCCCCTGCTGTCAGGTTACTTCCTCGGCGAGGAGCACGTGTCGGGCTTCGCATCCGCCCTCGAGGTCACACATGGCGCTGGCCGTGTCGTCCTCATCGGCATGAAGCCTCAGTGGAGAGGGCAGCCCTTCGGGACCTTTAAGATCCTCTTCAACGCGTCACTCTACACAGGCGCGGTGGCCGCTCAGACGCCGGACAACACAGAATTCTGGACGGCGCCCGAGGAAGAAGAGGAATCAGAGGAGAGAGAAGTCCGGGATGGACGCTAG